In Planctomycetia bacterium, one DNA window encodes the following:
- a CDS encoding VCBS repeat-containing protein, with protein MSQSCSTPASSRIAERLRKGRRRLGLARRMSLRARCRLLIGLQLTVTSFVASPARADGTSSAMIGISRSGQSTPRSSTWNGSAWTSSAAALNVGEIQAWIVTRNCPTRNETAMATLDYQDDLNLQFYKNGIWTQLFELCSNTGIDNSRCYDVAYEQLSGRMLIAFWNDSTDQLIYHTYDGTTMSGANSIALPSSSTVRWVRLVPKPESNEIAAIIENDSKKLYAMFWNGSAFGSITTLNTELDTASKQCFDAAYETIAGRLLVAYAIEDSKSPCYRIWSGSSWTSQASMPSIGGKGRWLRLEADPASNQILFGAIDNEEDLNVNVWNGSAWGTNQELETTACWSQLRAFDIAYEGGGTRALIAYADSWDNRFRYRTWNGASWSSEVWGHNLGNTPCVIQLRTGSTTGEVFLAVHDNSSRLNACRWNGSTFSSNQVVESDMSNSWGKECFMIAAPAALGLVPAELPYAHDFESPMGAEWSDSTRSSVSTYTNYAGRHHSKPLKLALNTTPGETYTVMFDFYAIDSWDGSTSNNNSAPDYFNISAGSTQIFSHTLTHEWPNTRAGSYPYSYDQIGNYGYNSWHKDAIFRKMQATFTATDTTTTLAFQGVLTDENNAGVGDESWGIDNIAVEVARFVDVSSATGFAVSTSTDFDNYGGGMSWGDFDNDGDLDCFISGNTARLLKNNDAGASFTAVSLGDLRRQAAMVDIDNDGDLDVWVATTNDFSTERCMLNSGSASFTSGGNLGFSGPSNNENCVAADVNADGWPDVVMFSENGNWIGHHTGSTSPALTGTNASSYGLHTSGQYGNGDYASAGDVNKDGRLDFFYHYGGGRLFCSNGDGTYTYNNRNIGITTGESLKLGSAWGDYDNDGDLDLATARMSEACSGYLWRNDCFTPNGFTGNFTNVTSSAGLALNTVVDYGPDDKPGTRSVAWGDYDNDGDLDLFILGAKGAHYLYQNQGNGTFQRVAHGISTTGTFIDCCFVDYDNDGDLDLALTRENGTAMLYRNRTNNASYLKVCLTGRGAGGTPKDAIGTRVELWNAAGTQLLARRDIGVARGYGGTEPIWAHFGGVNPSTEYQLKVYFATTTTVKTVRPGETSTTIGTRTIPQMISISESSPATIMKWKENVNKPAL; from the coding sequence ATGTCTCAATCCTGTTCAACGCCAGCATCATCACGCATCGCTGAACGGCTGCGCAAGGGCCGGCGGCGGCTCGGCCTTGCACGCCGCATGTCGCTTCGTGCGCGGTGCCGTCTGCTGATCGGGCTGCAATTAACCGTCACGTCCTTCGTCGCTTCGCCGGCGCGCGCCGACGGCACGTCTTCGGCCATGATCGGGATCTCACGCTCCGGCCAGAGCACGCCGCGCTCCTCGACCTGGAACGGCTCGGCGTGGACCAGCTCGGCCGCGGCGCTGAACGTGGGAGAGATTCAGGCTTGGATCGTCACGCGCAATTGCCCGACTCGCAATGAAACCGCGATGGCGACGCTCGACTATCAGGACGACCTCAATCTGCAATTTTACAAGAACGGCATCTGGACCCAATTGTTCGAATTGTGTTCCAACACGGGAATCGACAACAGCCGATGTTATGACGTGGCCTACGAACAACTCTCCGGCAGGATGTTGATTGCATTCTGGAATGACTCGACCGATCAACTGATCTATCATACCTATGACGGCACGACGATGTCCGGCGCGAACTCCATCGCCCTGCCTTCGTCTTCGACCGTCCGCTGGGTGCGGCTTGTCCCCAAGCCGGAGAGCAACGAAATCGCCGCGATCATTGAGAACGATTCCAAGAAACTATATGCGATGTTCTGGAACGGCTCCGCCTTTGGCTCCATCACCACGCTGAACACTGAGCTGGATACAGCCAGCAAACAGTGCTTCGACGCCGCCTATGAAACCATCGCAGGACGCCTTCTGGTCGCCTACGCCATCGAGGACAGCAAATCCCCGTGTTATCGCATCTGGAGCGGCTCCTCGTGGACGAGCCAAGCAAGCATGCCGTCGATCGGCGGCAAGGGGCGATGGTTGCGGCTCGAGGCCGATCCGGCGAGCAATCAGATTCTGTTTGGTGCGATCGATAACGAAGAAGATCTGAACGTCAACGTCTGGAACGGTTCGGCCTGGGGCACGAATCAGGAGTTGGAAACCACGGCCTGCTGGAGCCAGTTGCGGGCCTTTGACATCGCCTATGAGGGCGGCGGTACCCGGGCGCTGATCGCCTATGCCGACAGCTGGGACAACCGATTCCGCTACCGGACCTGGAATGGCGCGTCGTGGTCATCAGAGGTATGGGGTCATAACTTGGGCAACACGCCCTGCGTGATTCAACTGCGAACCGGATCGACCACGGGAGAGGTCTTTTTGGCCGTTCATGACAACAGCAGCCGACTTAACGCATGCCGCTGGAACGGCAGCACTTTTTCTTCCAATCAAGTCGTGGAGTCCGACATGTCCAACAGCTGGGGCAAGGAATGCTTCATGATTGCTGCCCCGGCCGCTTTGGGCCTGGTCCCCGCGGAGCTTCCATACGCGCACGATTTCGAGTCGCCCATGGGCGCGGAATGGTCGGACAGCACGCGGTCCTCTGTTTCCACCTATACCAACTACGCCGGACGGCATCATTCCAAACCACTGAAACTGGCCTTGAACACGACGCCGGGCGAAACGTATACCGTCATGTTCGATTTTTACGCCATCGACTCGTGGGACGGCTCGACGTCGAACAACAACTCCGCGCCGGACTATTTCAACATCAGCGCCGGATCAACGCAGATCTTTAGCCACACGCTGACGCATGAGTGGCCGAACACACGCGCCGGGAGTTATCCCTATTCCTACGATCAAATTGGTAACTACGGCTACAATTCGTGGCACAAGGACGCAATCTTTCGCAAGATGCAGGCGACCTTCACCGCAACTGACACAACTACGACGCTAGCGTTTCAAGGTGTGCTGACGGATGAGAACAACGCCGGCGTCGGCGATGAGTCGTGGGGCATCGATAACATCGCCGTGGAGGTTGCGCGTTTTGTGGACGTTTCGTCCGCCACCGGCTTCGCCGTCTCCACTTCGACGGATTTTGATAACTACGGCGGGGGCATGTCCTGGGGCGATTTCGACAACGATGGCGATTTGGACTGCTTCATCAGCGGCAACACGGCACGGCTTCTGAAAAACAACGACGCCGGCGCCTCGTTCACGGCCGTTTCGCTCGGCGATCTGCGCCGACAGGCCGCGATGGTCGACATCGACAACGACGGCGATCTGGACGTGTGGGTCGCCACGACCAACGATTTCAGCACCGAGCGCTGCATGCTGAACAGCGGTTCGGCGTCCTTCACCAGCGGCGGCAATCTTGGTTTCTCCGGCCCCAGCAATAACGAGAATTGTGTCGCGGCCGACGTGAACGCCGACGGCTGGCCCGACGTCGTGATGTTCAGCGAGAATGGAAACTGGATCGGCCATCACACGGGGTCGACGTCGCCGGCGCTGACGGGCACGAACGCATCTTCGTACGGGCTGCACACATCCGGCCAATATGGCAACGGCGATTACGCGAGCGCTGGGGATGTGAACAAGGACGGCCGGTTAGACTTTTTCTATCACTACGGCGGCGGACGATTGTTCTGTTCGAATGGAGACGGAACGTACACGTACAACAACCGGAACATCGGAATCACAACGGGCGAGTCGCTGAAGCTCGGTAGCGCCTGGGGCGATTACGACAACGATGGCGATCTGGACCTGGCCACGGCGCGGATGAGCGAGGCCTGTTCCGGATACCTCTGGCGAAACGATTGCTTCACACCCAACGGTTTCACGGGGAATTTCACGAACGTCACCAGCTCGGCGGGACTGGCGTTGAATACCGTGGTTGATTACGGCCCGGATGACAAACCTGGCACACGGAGCGTTGCCTGGGGCGACTACGACAACGACGGTGATCTGGATCTGTTTATCCTCGGCGCGAAAGGCGCGCACTATCTGTATCAGAATCAGGGCAACGGCACGTTTCAGCGCGTCGCGCATGGCATCAGCACGACGGGAACCTTTATCGACTGCTGCTTCGTGGACTATGACAACGACGGTGATCTTGATCTTGCGCTGACACGCGAGAACGGAACGGCCATGCTGTATCGAAATCGGACCAACAATGCGAGTTACCTCAAGGTGTGTCTGACCGGTCGCGGCGCCGGCGGCACACCGAAGGATGCCATCGGCACGCGCGTGGAACTGTGGAACGCCGCCGGGACGCAGTTGCTCGCGCGGCGCGATATCGGTGTGGCCAGAGGCTACGGCGGCACCGAACCGATCTGGGCACACTTCGGCGGCGTCAATCCTTCGACGGAATATCAGCTAAAGGTCTATTTTGCCACGACGACAACCGTCAAGACGGTGCGTCCGGGGGAGACCTCGACGACCATCGGAACCCGTACCATTCCCCAAATGATCTCCATTTCCGAGTCGTCGCCCGCGACGATTATGAAATGGAAGGAAAACGTGAATAAGCCGGCTCTCTGA
- a CDS encoding Rrf2 family transcriptional regulator, translated as MFALTKRTDYAIIALAHMAQNPGAVHNAREIAERFRVPPALLMNVLKDLCHGELVRSTRGVKGGYSLALPADQITLNDIIRAADGPVRFVQCAGEESGDAACELMATCPVSRPVRKVHDKLTDFLATVTLAQIAHDPDYKDHCVHLSLEGTAVAKGATPR; from the coding sequence GTGTTTGCGCTCACAAAACGCACCGATTACGCGATCATCGCGCTGGCGCACATGGCGCAGAATCCCGGGGCTGTGCACAACGCGCGAGAAATCGCCGAGCGGTTTCGCGTGCCTCCGGCCCTGCTGATGAACGTGCTGAAAGATTTGTGTCACGGCGAGCTGGTGCGATCGACTCGCGGCGTGAAAGGCGGTTACTCGCTGGCACTGCCGGCAGATCAGATCACGCTGAACGATATTATCCGCGCGGCCGACGGTCCGGTTCGGTTTGTGCAGTGTGCCGGCGAGGAGTCCGGTGACGCGGCCTGCGAGTTGATGGCGACGTGCCCGGTGAGCCGACCGGTGCGAAAAGTGCACGACAAACTGACGGATTTCCTGGCCACCGTGACGCTGGCGCAGATCGCGCACGACCCGGACTACAAAGATCACTGTGTACATTTATCCCTTGAAGGGACGGCTGTTGCCAAAGGAGCGACCCCACGATGA
- a CDS encoding IscS subfamily cysteine desulfurase: MKLPIYMDHNATTPVDPRVLEAMLPYFTTKFGNAASRNHPFGWEAEEGVELARQQVAAAINASPKEIIWTSGATESNNIAIKGVAQMYRDKGNHIITQAIEHKAVIDPAKYLEQNGFQVTFLEVDKHGMVHPEQVREAMTDKTILVSIMHGNNEIGTINPIREIGRLCKEKGVLFHTDACQTFAKLPIDVEDWGIDLLSCSGHKIYGPKGVGALYVRRKKPRVRCEPVIHGGGHERGMRSGTLNVPGIVGMGKAAELCVQNQEEEIKRISALRDRMKDGLFSRLDEIFLNGHPTQRIPNNLNVSFLYVEGESLMMGFHEIAVSSGSACTSASLEPSYVLKAIGRGDDLAHSSIRFSLGRFTTEEEVDYTVERVCATVEKLREMSPLYEMAKEGIDLSKVQWAAH; encoded by the coding sequence ATGAAGCTGCCGATTTACATGGATCACAACGCGACAACGCCCGTGGATCCGCGGGTGCTCGAAGCGATGCTGCCCTACTTCACGACCAAGTTTGGAAACGCGGCTTCGCGCAACCATCCCTTCGGCTGGGAGGCCGAGGAAGGCGTCGAACTGGCCCGCCAGCAGGTGGCCGCGGCGATCAATGCGTCGCCGAAGGAGATCATTTGGACCAGCGGCGCGACCGAGAGCAACAACATCGCGATCAAGGGCGTCGCCCAGATGTATCGCGACAAGGGTAATCACATCATTACCCAGGCCATCGAGCACAAGGCGGTGATCGATCCCGCGAAGTACTTGGAGCAGAACGGGTTTCAGGTCACGTTCCTGGAAGTGGACAAGCACGGCATGGTGCACCCCGAGCAGGTCCGCGAGGCGATGACGGACAAGACGATTCTCGTCTCCATCATGCACGGCAACAACGAGATCGGTACGATCAACCCGATTCGCGAGATTGGGAGGCTGTGCAAGGAAAAGGGCGTGCTGTTTCACACCGACGCGTGTCAGACGTTTGCGAAGCTGCCGATCGACGTGGAGGACTGGGGAATCGATCTGCTGTCGTGTTCGGGACACAAGATTTACGGTCCCAAGGGTGTTGGGGCGTTGTATGTTCGCAGAAAAAAGCCGCGGGTGCGCTGCGAGCCGGTGATCCACGGCGGCGGGCACGAGCGCGGCATGCGCAGCGGCACGCTCAACGTGCCCGGAATCGTCGGCATGGGCAAGGCGGCCGAGTTGTGCGTGCAGAACCAGGAGGAAGAAATCAAGCGGATCAGCGCCCTGCGCGACCGCATGAAGGACGGTCTGTTCAGCCGGCTGGACGAAATTTTTCTGAACGGCCACCCGACGCAGCGGATCCCGAACAATCTGAACGTGAGCTTCCTGTACGTCGAGGGCGAGTCGTTGATGATGGGTTTCCACGAGATCGCCGTGAGCAGCGGGTCGGCGTGCACGAGCGCTTCGCTGGAGCCGAGCTACGTGTTGAAGGCGATCGGCCGGGGCGACGATCTGGCCCACAGCAGCATTCGCTTCTCGCTGGGACGCTTCACGACGGAAGAGGAAGTGGATTACACCGTGGAGCGCGTGTGCGCGACGGTGGAGAAGCTGCGTGAGATGAGCCCGTTGTACGAAATGGCGAAGGAAGGGATCGACTTGAGCAAGGTGCAGTGGGCGGCGCACTAA
- the iscU gene encoding Fe-S cluster assembly scaffold IscU, with translation MAYSEKIVDHYENPRNVGSLDKNDPKVGTGIVGAPECGDVMKLQIKCDDNGKIIDAKFKTFGCGSAIASSSLATEWMKGKTVDEALQIKNTDIVKELSLPPVKIHCSVLAEDAIRAAISDYKKKQESMAGATAAR, from the coding sequence ATGGCTTACAGCGAGAAGATCGTGGACCACTATGAGAACCCGCGAAACGTGGGGTCTCTGGACAAGAACGACCCGAAGGTCGGCACGGGCATCGTCGGCGCGCCGGAATGCGGCGACGTGATGAAGCTCCAGATCAAGTGCGACGACAACGGCAAGATCATCGACGCCAAGTTCAAGACATTCGGCTGCGGCTCGGCGATCGCGTCCAGCTCACTGGCGACCGAATGGATGAAGGGCAAGACGGTGGACGAGGCGCTTCAGATCAAGAACACAGACATCGTGAAGGAGCTGTCGCTGCCGCCGGTGAAGATTCACTGCAGCGTGCTGGCCGAAGACGCGATCCGCGCGGCGATCAGCGACTACAAGAAGAAGCAGGAGAGCATGGCGGGCGCGACCGCGGCGAGGTAG